Below is a window of Defluviimonas sp. SAOS-178_SWC DNA.
TGTGAGGTCGGCACGACCGAAGGCCGAGACCCGCTCGGCCGGGCCGAGGATGGTGCGGCCAAGCGCCTGATCGGGAAAGGCCGCTTCCTGCAGCCAGTCGAAGATGATGTCGTCGGGCGTATCCAGCGCCTGGCCGATCTCCTGCAGGATGACGTGGCGCTCGGTCTCGATCTCCTTCGGATCGAAGGCCGGATTGAGAACGATGTCCGAGATCACGTCAAGCGCGAGCGGCACGTCCGCCTCCAGCACCCGCGCGTAATAGGCGGTCATCTCGCGGCTGGTATAGGCGTTGATGTAGCCGCCGACATCCTCGATCTCCTCGGCGATCTGCAAGGCGCTGCGCCGGGCCGTACCCTTGAACGCCATGTGTTCGAGGAAATGCGCGATGCCGTTCTGCTCGGGCCGTTCATGCCGTCCGCCGGCGGTCAGCCAGATACCGATGGAGGCCGAGGCAAGGCCCGGCATCCGCTCGGTCACGATCCTCAGGCCGTTCGGAAGCGTCGTCAGTTGCGTGGTCACCGCCTGCGCCTTTCATGTACCAGCGCCTCAAGGGCGGCGAGGTCGTTCGGAACACGTGTAACACGTTCGGGGCGCGAGAAAAGATCGGCCATGCGGTCGGGCAAGGGCGGACGGTGGCCGCTCGCCTTCTCGACCGCGTCGGGAAACTTCGCCGGATGGGCGGTGGCGAGCGTGATCATCGGCACCGACGGATCGCGATGCGCCTCGGCGACCGCGACGCCGACGGCGGAATGCGGGCAGAGAAGCTCTCCGGTCGTCGCCCGCATCCGCGCGATGGTGGCAAGCGTCTCCTCCTCGGACACGTGGCCCGAGGCGTAGAGATCGCGCAGGGACTGAAGCGCGCCCTGGCTGACGCTGAAGCCGCCCTCGGCCTTCATCTCGTCCATGAGCTGCGCCACAGCCCTTCCGTCGCGGCCATAGGCATCGAAGAGCGCGCGTTCGAAGTTCGAGGAGACCTGGATATCCATCGAGGGCGAGATCGAGGGCGTCACCCCCGTCGTCTCATAGCGCCCGGTGGTGAGGCAGCGGTGGAGGATGTCGTTCTGGTTCGTCGCGATCACCAGCTTGTCGACGGGGAGCCCCATACGCTTCGCGATGGTGCCGGCGAAGATGTCGCCGAAATTGCCGGTGGGAACGGTGAAGCTTACCCTCCGCCCCGGCGCGCCGAGCGACACCGCCGAGGTGAAGTAATAGACGACCTGCGCCAGCACCCGCGCCCAGTTGATCGAGTTCACACCGGCAAGGCCGACCGCGTCGCGGAACTCGAAATGGTTGAACATGTCCTTGAGCCGCGCCTGACAATCGTCGAAATCGCCGTCGAGCGCGAGGGCGTGGACATTGTCCTCCGAGGGCGTCGTCATCTGCCGGCGCTGGACGTCGGACACCCGGCCATGCGGGAAGAGGATGAAGACATCGACATTGGCAAGGCCCCGGAACGCCTCGATCGCCGCCGAACCCGTGTCGCCGGAGGTCGCGCCGACGATCGTCACCCGCTTTCCGTCGCGCGCGAGCGCGATCTGGAAGAGCTGGCCGATGAGCTGCATCGCGAAGTCCTTGAAGGCGAGCGTCGGGCCGTGGAAAAGCTCCAGCAGGAAGTGGTTCGGCGCGAGCTGCACCAAGGGGGCCCGGGCGGTATGGCCGAACCCGGCATAGGCGGCATCGATGGCGGCTCGGAACTCGGCATCGGTGAAGGCGTCGCCGACGAAGGGGCGCATCACCCGGAAGGCGGCCTCCTCGTAGGACAGCCCGCCAAGATCCGCGATCTCGTCTGCCGTGAGCACCGGGACGGTCTCGGGCACATAGAGGCCGCCGTCACGGGCAAGGCCGGTCAGCATCGCCTCGCCGAAGCCCAAGGTCGGGGCCTGCCCCCGGGTGGATACATAACGCATGTCGGTCCTCAATTCGTCCGCTGCCTGATACGCCAGAGAAGAAACGCTGTC
It encodes the following:
- the thrC gene encoding threonine synthase — its product is MRYVSTRGQAPTLGFGEAMLTGLARDGGLYVPETVPVLTADEIADLGGLSYEEAAFRVMRPFVGDAFTDAEFRAAIDAAYAGFGHTARAPLVQLAPNHFLLELFHGPTLAFKDFAMQLIGQLFQIALARDGKRVTIVGATSGDTGSAAIEAFRGLANVDVFILFPHGRVSDVQRRQMTTPSEDNVHALALDGDFDDCQARLKDMFNHFEFRDAVGLAGVNSINWARVLAQVVYYFTSAVSLGAPGRRVSFTVPTGNFGDIFAGTIAKRMGLPVDKLVIATNQNDILHRCLTTGRYETTGVTPSISPSMDIQVSSNFERALFDAYGRDGRAVAQLMDEMKAEGGFSVSQGALQSLRDLYASGHVSEEETLATIARMRATTGELLCPHSAVGVAVAEAHRDPSVPMITLATAHPAKFPDAVEKASGHRPPLPDRMADLFSRPERVTRVPNDLAALEALVHERRRR